In Bicyclus anynana chromosome 13, ilBicAnyn1.1, whole genome shotgun sequence, a genomic segment contains:
- the LOC112049405 gene encoding adhesion G protein-coupled receptor A3 yields MGKMKFCLTVLLLVAEGALGFCPSLCSCKGNRSGDGVTDTQPKELLKLACGGSPVQITELKEIDLSKLWMDVVSLNLSGNAISTLSRELHLPNLQKLDLSRNQISLIESDAFYNMTSLQRLDLSYNQINNIYKDMFKSLINLERLILSQNHITVLTVGTFDFLVGLKQLDITDNPLICDCELLWVGDWSRNTSVKLVGSPKCAFPENMVNKTVRKLRIFLDLSACGSVLPSNTLIVKPNHDQVVFEGDALKLTCSAPFASVVAKYELKWDHPMLEICDVNITNTDMQEEGIAESSVFFPNISSYHMGNWTCMYNDQNHIRHNYTVQILVLSKQTQYCKTDHTMGNKGLYSWPQLLLNHTATVPCRSGDGVAYRYCNANATWSPANTTQCSYISNITKLLQQFALLNVSLVQYSALNATERLAMLIQEKTYPLAEISDADDVMFIARAIRNYMQHISEETNLGSKLLDVISSAMNISAPVMTRAETLYGSCTDMAKAAEEISMYTRNVEAHKINMAVDRFPVREGFGGVTCVWYSEVHGAAPRLHCSTTNRTVAPLLTVTDSLIHASVQIPQSFLYSTTECGTVLQMQQHDLVVSVYEVATLFPLLPVVDDGPMRGHRSKDYYGRSTKREDMNMEITSPVIGFQLANASLRGELLEPIIATVRGRSMGGVDGRAATWDPRTRRWTDNASDCKVSHVVSEMIIMTCTKLAYVGLLQNVETGIYGARTDGARFKVSHPAIYVGSLILIGSVSCATLTYIMCYPAIQMAKKSKHALINTWIAIGLLCFLYTLGIYQTEDVKLCQILGLLIHYLSLSCLLWMCVSASNMYKWVTKTHNPVRTPEDDIPPDVPIQKPILGLYLVGWGISLIVCGISGAVNMKDYAGYSQCFLSTAPALSALFIPAGILLMFLLILFLLIRCTIRSMNVQLSEGTQATENVDLEMWEPNQANEPERRSLKSTVDSEIDDVEHTPIIQLRAQVIVLCLYVSVWSCGAITVYRPLPAYLPYQEDICSIIYAVCATVLGTFILFFYGIARSDVRAQWSMMHCYLQSSKQCCRNRSVFDTNQQNLPTNPTNTTSPQHIPNDNRSGSGSRSSNRTNTKTNNSGTYKAGADLNGQTLPKDLKNTNGKTPNINLVVLHRQQYRSNNSMMTYPESGTVGPEIFYNPNQMNVAKKFFKKQKQHMKRNCLELPLRRDFDDDSHVSLPLPSKEAYNGVASFLNAGTKVNNTNQHVERVNNGIKESRNAGNPNLLEDESKDNFKSYSTDRKSWAKSDDPKIGRAQIMNIYTNVPETQVPQHQVIKANVQKSLNGQRNSVSEECLQSHASEHPEMRTISQQCSLEYSSASEIAMPHTCSDQTLNTHSEMTSFQETHSALCSTNEITDTESFGQYIDYLQPNKGNENKDTIDKSLQDISEECTMNSEDVNRSSSSHHLDAGLGEMDNLLQNPDDEIEGSKDKIDDDKETFFMAKTTYDFETCSTNASEQGFENESDIYCPNYQMSEVSIRSHGLYAPSPSSMCPNEISFSNEDVSTMESQYVNYDPGWRKTVKNNPKLGKYVPTPALSCPEVNRDSSPLSFASELDELYTQITSRDKDRTARKDHGLDVTVNSDVTLKPDSDSCVSEAVSDVEGKGETTV; encoded by the exons ATGGGTAAAATGAAGTTCTGTTTAACCGTACTACTCCTAGTAGCGGAGGGTGCGCTCGGATTTTGCCCGTCGTTGTGTTCGTGTAAAGGAAATCGGTCTGGTGATGGGGTGACCGATACTCAGCCTAAGGAACTCTTGAAGTTGGCTTGCGGCGGCAGCCCAGTTCAGATCACTGAGCTGAAAGAAATAGATCTGAGCAAACTTTGGATGGACGTAGTGAGCTT AAATCTCTCTGGAAATGCAATCTCCACTCTATCGAGAGAGCTTCATCTTCCAAATTTACAAAAGTT GGATCTGAGCAGGAACCAGATATCGCTGATTGAGTCTGATGCGTTCTACAATATGACATCATTACAACGCCTGGATCTGTCGTACAACCAGATCAATAACATTTACAAGGACATGTTCAAGAGTCTGATTAATCTTGAGAGGTTGATTTTATCCCAGAATCATATAACAGTGCTGACTGTGGGTACTTTTGACTTTCTAGTGGGTTTGAAACAATT AGACATAACAGACAACCCACTGATTTGTGATTGTGAATTGTTATGGGTCGGAGATTGGTCCAGAAACACAAGTGTCAAGCTTGTTGGCAGCCCTAAATGTGCCTTCCCTGAGAATATGGTGAACAAAACTGTGCGCAAATTGAGAATATTCCTCGACCTATCAGCATGTGGGAGTGTTTTGCCATCAAACACCTTGATAGTTAAACCAAATCACGACCAAGTGGTCTTCGAAGGAGATGCATTAAAACTAACCTGCAGCGCTCCCTTTGCATCTGTTGTTGCTAAATATGAGTTAAAATGGGATCATCCGATGCTTGAGATATGTGACGTTAACATCACAAATACAGATATGCAGGAGGAGGGGATCGCTGAGAGTTCTGTGTTCTTTCCAAACATAAGTTCATACCACATGGGGAATTGGACTTGTATGTACAATGACCAGAATCATATTAGACACAATTACACAGTACAGATATTGGTATTGTCGAAGCAGACCCAGTATTGCAAGACGGATCACACTATGGGGAACAAAGGACTTTATTCCTGGCCACAGTTATTGCTAAATCACACAGCTACAGTTCCTTGTAGAAGCGGCGATGGTGTTGCATACAGATATTGCAATGCAAACGCAACATGGAGTCCGGCAAATACAACTCAGTGTTCCTACATCAGCAATATAACGAAATTATTGCAGCAATTTGCGTTGCTCAATGTGAGTTTGGTGCAGTATTCTGCATTGAATGCAACAGAACGGTTGGCTATGCTTATACAGGAGAAGACATATCCTTTGGCGGAGATTTCTGATGCTGACGACGTCATGTTCATAGCACGGGCAATAAGGAACTATATGCAGCACATATCAGAGGAGACAAATTTAG GTTCAAAACTTTTGGATGTTATCAGTTCTGCCATGAACATATCAGCTCCGGTGATGACTCGAGCAGAGACACTGTATGGGTCATGCACCGACATGGCCAAGGCTGCTGAAGAGATATCTATGTACACTAGAAATGTTGAGGCGCACaag aTAAATATGGCAGTAGATCGATTCCCGGTGCGCGAAGGCTTCGGCGGGGTGACGTGCGTGTGGTACAGCGAAGTGCACGGGGCGGCGCCGCGCCTGCACTGCTCCACCACCAACCGCACCGTGGCGCCGCTGCTCACCGTCACCGACTCGCTCATACACGCCAGCGTGCAG ATACCACAATCATTTCTATACAGCACGACAGAGTGCGGGACGGTGCTGCAAATGCAGCAACACGACCTGGTGGTGTCGGTGTACGAGGTGGCCACACTGTTCCCTCTGCTGCCCGTAGTGGACGACGGGCCGATGCGCGGACACCGCTCCAAGGATTACTACGGACGGAGCACGAAGAGGGAAGATATGAACATGGAGATCACTTCGCCTGTCATTGGATTTCAGTTAG CGAACGCTTCGCTCCGCGGCGAGTTGCTGGAGCCCATCATAGCGACGGTGCGCGGGCGCTCCATGGGCGGCGTGGATGGGCGCGCGGCCACCTGGGACCCGCGCACCAGGCGCTGGACTGACAACGCGTCCG ATTGCAAAGTGTCCCACGTGGTATcagaaatgataataatgacctGCACAAAGTTGGCCTACGTAGGCTTACTCCAGAACGTCGAGACCGGGATATACGGCGCAAGGACTGACGGGGCCCGCTTCAAGGTCTCCCACCCAGCCATCTACGTCGGCAGCCTCATACTCATCGGCAGTGTAAGTTGCGCTACCTTGACCTACATCATGTGTTACCCAGCTATACAGATGGCGAAGAAGTCCAAACACGCCCTCATCAACACCTGGATAGCCATTGGACTGCTCTGCTTCTTGTATACTTTGGGAATCTACCAAACTGAGGATGTGAAGCTCTGCCAGATTTTGGGACTTTTGATACACTATCTGTCGCTTTCGTGCTTGTTGTGGATGTGCGTATCTGCCAGTAATATGTATAAATGGGTGACAAAAACGCACAATCCCGTGAGGACGCCGGAGGATGATATCCCACCAGATGTTCCTATACAGAAACCTATATTGGGGTTGTATTTAGTCGGTTGGGGTATATCGTTGATAGTGTGCGGGATATCCGGGGCGGTCAACATGAAGGACTACGCCGGGTATTCTCAGTGCTTTTTGAGCACGGCGCCCGCTTTGAGCGCTTTATTTATACCGGCAGGTATATTGCTCATGTTTCTCCTGATTCTGTTCCTACTTATACGGTGTACTATAAGGAGTATGAATGTTCAGTTGTCAGAGGGGACGCAGGCCACAGAAAACGTTGATTTGGAAATGTGGGAGCCGAATCAGGCGAACGAACCCGAAAGGAGGAGTTTAAAATCGACGGTAGATTCAGAAATCGATGACGTCGAACACACTCCAATAATACAATTGCGTGCTCAAGTAATTGTCCTGTGTCTGTACGTGTCCGTCTGGTCGTGCGGAGCGATCACTGTGTACAGACCTTTACCGGCGTATCTTCCTTACCAAGAAGACATTTGTAGTATAATATACGCCGTGTGTGCGACAGTTTTGGGCACTTTCATTCTGTTCTTCTATGGAATAGCTCGGAGCGACGTTAGAGCACAGTGGTCGATGATGCACTGCTACCTTCAATCTAGTAAACAGTGCTGTAGAAATAGAAGCGTGTTCGATACTAATCAGCAGAATCTTCCGACTAATCCCACCAATACGACGTCTCCGCAACACATACCCAACGATAACAGATCGGGGTCTGGCAGTAGAAGCTCCAACAGAACAAATACAAAGACAAATAACAGCGGAACGTACAAGGCGGGCGCCGATTTAAACGGCCAGACGTTGCCGAAAGATCTTAAAAATACAAACGGCAAGACTCCCAATATAAATCTGGTGGTGCTGCACAGGCAACAATACAGATCGAACAATTCCATGATGACGTACCCGGAGTCGGGAACTGTAGGTCCCGAAATCTTTTATAATCCGAACCAAATGAACGTCGCAAAGaagttttttaagaaacaaaaacaacatatGAAGAGAAACTGTCTCGAGTTGCCCTTGAGGCGGGACTTCGACGACGATTCTCACGTCTCCCTACCGTTGCCGAGCAAAGAAGCTTACAACGGCGTCGCCAGTTTTCTCAACGCCGGTACTAAAGTCAACAACACGAACCAACACGTGGAGCGAGTGAACAACGGTATAAAGGAATCGAGAAACGCCGGCAACCCAAACTTGCTGGAGGACGAATCAAAAGACAATTTCAAAAGCTATTCAACAGATCGCAAGTCGTGGGCCAAGAGCGACGACCCGAAAATTGGGAGAGCGCAAATAATGAACATTTACACGAACGTGCCTGAAACCCAAGTGCCTCAACACCAAGTTATTAAAGCCAACGTTCAGAAAAGCCTGAACGGTCAAAGGAACAGCGTTTCAGAAGAGTGTTTGCAGAGTCACGCGAGCGAACACCCTGAAATGCGAACGATATCGCAGCAGTGCAGCTTGGAGTACAGCTCGGCTTCAGAAATTGCGATGCCCCACACGTGTTCAGATCAGACCCTGAACACGCATTCAGAGATGACGTCTTTCCAAGAAACCCACAGTGCCTTATGTTCGACGAACGAAATAACCGACACGGAGAGTTTCGGCCAGTACATAGATTACCTCCAGCCTAACAAAGGTAATGAGAACAAGGACACGATAGATAAATCGTTGCAGGATATATCAGAGGAGTGCACTATGAACAGCGAAGACGTCAACAGATCGAGCTCCTCGCATCATTTGGATGCGGGTTTGGGAGAAATggataatttattacaaaatcctGACGATGAAATCGAAGGGTCCAAAGACAAAATAGACGACGACAAAGAGACGTTCTTCATGGCGAAGACTACGTACGATTTCGAGACCTGCAGCACCAATGCTAGCGAACAGGGTTTCGAGAACGAAAGCGATATATACTGTCCTAATTATCAAATGTCTGAAGTCAGCATACGGAGTCACGGCTTGTACGCGCCGTCGCCATCGTCGATGTGTCCCAATGAGATCAGCTTCAGCAACGAAGACGTTTCAACAATGGAGAGCCAGTATGTGAACTACGACCCGGGGTGGCGGAAAACGGTGAAAAACAACCCCAAATTAGGGAAATACGTGCCGACGCCCGCGTTGAGTTGTCCCGAAGTTAACCGCGATAGTAGTCCGCTGTCCTTTGCGAGTGAATTGGATGAACTATACACACAAATAACGAGTAGAGACAAAGATAGGACGGCGCGGAAAGACCACGGTCTCGATGTGACTGTAAACAGTGATGTTACGTTGAAGCCAGACAGTGATAGTTGTGTGAGTGAAGCGGTCTCAGATGTAGAGGGGAAAGGGGAAACGACTGTTTGA
- the LOC112049407 gene encoding epoxide hydrolase 4 isoform X2 has product MGVQSDKVLEVVAGWEAVKLVLRCAFLGLWQIINLAVRRLWKGHRRKLSKNYPPVELTVDSSIGIHCYIKIMGVKYHYVETGVKSGKKVLILGDAPDTGDLWVPRWAAVVRRLAETGHHVITLDLRGTGGSEGGGRSDLSPPRAVEELRALLLALGASDSNPAMVIGFGIGGMMTWYLVHCHGALVSKFAVIAAPHPNLYWQHPPAAFCLGSTHFIQWPHFPERWLAEGALQDGTQWASSRARDWSGALNYVRAWYRIHPEHKIQVRGLLVGSRDSAAQLVASAQFCVSPALRLVTSPGPGDKDLPGMVLDFFVGKQKATEEVVSRGLMGRVLGAVADRGRELTARLALPANA; this is encoded by the exons ATGGGTGTGCAAAGTGATAAAGTGTTAGAAGTTGTAGCAGGCTGGGAAGCTGTGAAATTAGTGTTAAGATGTGCTTTTTTAGGCCTATGGCAGATAATAAATTTAGCGGTTCGAAGGTTATGGAAAGGGCACCGGAGAAAACTATCCAAGAACTATCCGCCTGTCGAACTTACAGTGGATTCCTCCATCGGCATACATTGTTACATCAAAATAATG GGAGTCAAATATCATTATGTTGAAACTGGTGTTAAAAGCGGCAAGAAAGTTCTAATACTTGGAGATGCGCCTGACACTGGTGATCTGTGGGTGCCCAGATGGGCTGCAGTCGTCAGACGTCTAGCTGAGACTGGTCATCACGTGATAACTCTGGATCTAAGAGGAACTGGAGGCAGTGAAGGAGGTGGGAGGAGTGATCTATCCCCACCGAGAGCCGTGGAGGAGTTAAGAGCTTTGTTGCTGGCTCTTGGGGCTTCAGATAGTAATCCAGCAATGGTGATTGGCTTTGGCATTGGTGGTATGATGACCTG GTACTTGGTGCACTGCCATGGCGCGCTGGTCAGCAAGTTTGCCGTGATAGCCGCGCCTCATCCCAACCTGTACTGGCAGCACCCGCCCGCCGCCTTCTGCCTCGGCTCCACGCACTTCATACAG TGGCCGCACTTCCCCGAGCGCTGGCTAGCTGAGGGCGCGCTACAGGACGGCACGCAGTGGGCGAGCTCGCGCGCGCGCGACTGGAGCGGCGCGCTCAACTATGTCAGAG CCTGGTACCGTATCCACCCAGAACACAAGATCCAGGTCCGGGGCCTGTTGGTGGGGTCACGAGACAGTGCAGCACAGCTGGTGGCGAGCGCGCAGTTCTGCGTCAGTCCCGCGCTGAGGCTGGTCACCTCACCAGGCCCGGGGGACAAAGACCTGCCGGGTATGGTGCTGGACTTCTTCGTGG GTAAACAAAAGGCCACCGAGGAAGTGGTGTCCCGGGGCTTGATGGGCAGAGTCCTGGGGGCAGTGGCCGACAGAGGGCGGGAGCTCACCGCGCGACTGGCTCTACCAGCCAATGCGTGA
- the LOC112049407 gene encoding epoxide hydrolase 4 isoform X1 — translation MGVQSDKVLEVVAGWEAVKLVLRCAFLGLWQIINLAVRRLWKGHRRKLSKNYPPVELTVDSSIGIHCYIKIMGVKYHYVETGVKSGKKVLILGDAPDTGDLWVPRWAAVVRRLAETGHHVITLDLRGTGGSEGGGRSDLSPPRAVEELRALLLALGASDSNPAMVIGFGIGGMMTWYLVHCHGALVSKFAVIAAPHPNLYWQHPPAAFCLGSTHFIQWPHFPERWLAEGALQDGTQWASSRARDWSGALNYVRGAAWYRIHPEHKIQVRGLLVGSRDSAAQLVASAQFCVSPALRLVTSPGPGDKDLPGMVLDFFVGKQKATEEVVSRGLMGRVLGAVADRGRELTARLALPANA, via the exons ATGGGTGTGCAAAGTGATAAAGTGTTAGAAGTTGTAGCAGGCTGGGAAGCTGTGAAATTAGTGTTAAGATGTGCTTTTTTAGGCCTATGGCAGATAATAAATTTAGCGGTTCGAAGGTTATGGAAAGGGCACCGGAGAAAACTATCCAAGAACTATCCGCCTGTCGAACTTACAGTGGATTCCTCCATCGGCATACATTGTTACATCAAAATAATG GGAGTCAAATATCATTATGTTGAAACTGGTGTTAAAAGCGGCAAGAAAGTTCTAATACTTGGAGATGCGCCTGACACTGGTGATCTGTGGGTGCCCAGATGGGCTGCAGTCGTCAGACGTCTAGCTGAGACTGGTCATCACGTGATAACTCTGGATCTAAGAGGAACTGGAGGCAGTGAAGGAGGTGGGAGGAGTGATCTATCCCCACCGAGAGCCGTGGAGGAGTTAAGAGCTTTGTTGCTGGCTCTTGGGGCTTCAGATAGTAATCCAGCAATGGTGATTGGCTTTGGCATTGGTGGTATGATGACCTG GTACTTGGTGCACTGCCATGGCGCGCTGGTCAGCAAGTTTGCCGTGATAGCCGCGCCTCATCCCAACCTGTACTGGCAGCACCCGCCCGCCGCCTTCTGCCTCGGCTCCACGCACTTCATACAG TGGCCGCACTTCCCCGAGCGCTGGCTAGCTGAGGGCGCGCTACAGGACGGCACGCAGTGGGCGAGCTCGCGCGCGCGCGACTGGAGCGGCGCGCTCAACTATGTCAGAG GTGCAGCCTGGTACCGTATCCACCCAGAACACAAGATCCAGGTCCGGGGCCTGTTGGTGGGGTCACGAGACAGTGCAGCACAGCTGGTGGCGAGCGCGCAGTTCTGCGTCAGTCCCGCGCTGAGGCTGGTCACCTCACCAGGCCCGGGGGACAAAGACCTGCCGGGTATGGTGCTGGACTTCTTCGTGG GTAAACAAAAGGCCACCGAGGAAGTGGTGTCCCGGGGCTTGATGGGCAGAGTCCTGGGGGCAGTGGCCGACAGAGGGCGGGAGCTCACCGCGCGACTGGCTCTACCAGCCAATGCGTGA